The Plasmodium yoelii strain 17X genome assembly, chromosome: 14 DNA segment atcatataataaaatgaaaattatataaatatataaaccaTGTCAAACGATAAGCATagtaacaatttttttagtgAATtcaacatatataataagaaaaatacaaaaaaagttatatacAGATATTTTCAGAATAGAACACAAAAGCAAACCAAGTATATAACATTATCATTACTTGCGCTTAGTGGTGTTTTTCTATATGTAACCACCAAAGCATATGATAGGAACATATTTTACCTAAACAATGAAGTTTACAATAAACTgaacaaaaattatgatatatcatcaccggtaaaattaaaaaataaaagaataaaatgttataattttattatatcattaaTAATATACCTAATCAAATACCAAAATTGCAAATTAtgttaattattaatatatagaaTCACATTGATCTATATATAGAGATATCGATTTGCATgcttaattaaaaaaactaTTAGGCAAATAATTCTCTCTGATTAGTGTGTATTAGggatattaaatattttaaattaatacatattaattattGCATTTAGTTATCGTCTACACTATTcctatttaaatatttctttctatataatatcttcgttatgttttttttagtttGAAGCTCAAAACAGAGCTTTCGGTCACATTTTTGTAAAGGCTAAAAGAAAAGATTTAGAGCTCGATTCGAAGCCTCTGGTATCACAaatcattaaaattaatgataaaggataataaattcataattataaaatagtaTCACAATATTGAAAATTAATTTGGGTATGTTTTAATTGCCCTCacctatattttatataccattgaataatttttagtaaaaatatttgcAAAATCAGAAAATGATATACATTATCTTACGTGAAAAAagttaaattaaatttattacaaATATAGAAAGTACACaatatttctatatttgTTCATTAGCTCCAAATTGTTTAAAACCCAGGagattttttatatttaaattaatcaTCTtacatgtgtatatatatgtaaccTATTGTGGAAATTCcccataataataaataaaatatttatcatgTGGGAAATAATATACTTATTACTTAATGTTGTTTTATTTCATGTAAATTCGCAAATTAaggtattattttttataatttttcataaaaacgaaaacttattttttatattaaattattttttttaatatatatttttttatttttttagtgttTATATTTCAAATATCTTACTATAGTTTTACATGTACTttcttaatttattttttaaactttaaTTGTaacttaaatttttttttgaagcTTATCAAAAGTATATCGTATTCTTAAAAGTCTTATTCTCATATTTAGTCATTTGTTTGTGCTTTATGAGTACTCATATTATAGgctattttttattgcaTTTTATTTGCTAGAATATACATACCACCCTTTTACATTATGCATTTTTTGTGCTAAAAACCACAAGCATTTCGGTAAACGGTTTTTAATTACAttacaaatttattttttttctcttttcacacctactatatatatttatatatttttaattattttaaaaaaaaacctaAATGGGTTTTTAACAGCTAATTGTGAACATAGGTTTTGATTAAAGAtgtctatatatttatccaAATAATACTCTTTTGATTACTGTTAAACTTGAATAAACACATTCGTGAGGGAAAAATGATAACGGACTCGGAAGCACCAAGTAAATAATCAATATAAAActtttcatataaatatttgtataatattcaattcatgtatatatgatatatatttccattcATGACATTTAATTCTCCAATTCTTTGTTTTTTAAGCCTATAACTTTAATAGTGATGATGAAGCCCCATgtgaatatttaaatgatGTTTACGCTATAAGTGAAGACACATTTTCGATAAAAATCATAAAACAAATTGGATATGTAAacttttaattattattatatttattgatCGATTTATTCCATTCATGTtggtatttattttatcttttcttTTCATCacctttttatttatgttatttttttaagggCTATTATAATCCCACAAATGGCCATAAagtaaaatgtaaaaaaaaaatattaaaaaaataataatcatgTTTCCATTCGCAAAAATAAGTggaattttttcaaaatcgTGAAACATATAcctataaatttatttatctattttCCTTCGTTTTTGAAGTGATATACTATGAACTTGGCTTTGAAGATGGAATAACAGCGGCTGATGTCTATTTAGGAAAAAATGGTTCTACAAAATGacctttttcattttgtctCTATTCCCCTGtttttttctctttattttattgtatttGCATACTTTAATTATGTTAAAgttgaataataatatatgtgcatatatttcTAATGTTTAAATATTCATGGGTgcttaattttatttgtttatagaTCAAATACCCTATGTGTGTGAAATTGCATTGAAATGCATGAAACCTAACGAAGTTTGTATTGTTCAAGCTCCGAAAATATTCAAAAGTAATCAACTATAAGTTTGTTCCATAAAAATGCATATTCACagacatatatatttattacttcCCCATTTTTTACATTCGTGTACACCACTTTGCATACACCTCTTTACAGAGATATTTCGAAATTCCGAAAAAATAgctaaatatgataaaaaggAAACCTTTAGGGTAGCTTTTAAAAAAGGGTTGCaatttaaaaagaaatgtGTCGAGAAATATTCCGCCATCCCAGCGGTTAAACAACTTAAAAGAATCAAAATAAGCTCAAATGATGTAAAATTACTATTaagaaaacataaaaaatatagtaacgataataatgaaaataaaaataccgTTAAAATTTGTAATGATCTCACCCATGAATCCACCAATCATATTGCAAATACTAATCCAGAAAATAGCCCCAATGAAAATAcacaatatttaaaattagaCGATATAAACgatttaaaatataagtttTTAAATGAAGACGATGTCTGTAcatttgttatttatttaaaagagTTTTGCAGAGTTGATACGctaaatgatgataaaacaaTAACAAAGGAAGTTATAAAAGAGGGTGAAGGGGTTATTTcccctaaaaaaaatgattatattgatttttttatacaaGAAAActcaaataaagaatatgTACATATGATCTTTGATATGAATAATTTAAGATATAGAGGTTTATTTAAAGCTTTGCAAAATATGAAAAGAGGAGAAATATCGAAAATAACCCTTAAAGGCTTAGAATGTTTTCATATACATTGTTCaaaggaaaatatttatacaaataaagGATCTGGAACGAAGAAAATGGATCCATATAATGTTCATAAAGCTCCAGTAAAGAATGTAGATCGTTCAACTTGCAGAAATAACCATGAGAATAATAGTACTTGTGATGGAAATTGGGataatactaataatatagaaacaagtgaaaataatataagcATAAATACTGAAGGGAATACATCGAAAGAATCTTCAAATAATTgggataatataaatgatgaaattACAAAAACTAAGAAAGAGCTAATCATAGAACTAGTACATTTTAAAAGGTCAAAAACTGTAAATATAAAgtcaataataaatatgaatcgCACAGaaaagttatttttttatttatatgaagACAAtcgaaaatactataataaACCTATTATCGATGTCAATTGTGAATTAATTATTCATATGACCATTTCTAAAAACattaataaagataaaaGGGATAAGTTATTTTTGccaataaaattttatagtagtaataatagttatataaaaaagtcCAAAgcatattttcttttttcttatgGATCTTGCTTTACTTCACCTATTTGGTTTTATGAATCTTTCAAAGGAATGAAAGAGGGAGATGAACTAATTATAcctttatcaaaaaataaaaatatttgttcGGAAgactattttatttatcatcTTTTATATGATGATATATTCCTAAAGGATCAAAACTCAATCAAAATTCAAAAATCCACTTCTGCTTGTGTAACgaaagaaattaaaaataaaagaaacaATGAAAGCAATGATGGATTTGTAAAAGAAAGAAAATCCATTCTATCATCTCCAACTCAGATTGAGGACACTAACACAtcatcgaaaaaaaaaaaacacatagAAAGTTCgccaaaaaaaaacactAACTTAAGAAATGAAACAATTAATCATGAGAAAAAATTCTTAAAATGGCTAATTTCCAACAGAAATTTAGGAAAAGGGTTTTTTCTAATTAACGGATTAAAGAAACGAAAAGTTAACAGTTTTTGtaaatcttttttttctttgcaAAATCATTTTATTGAAGAATTTAACTATACTGAAGGCATAAACAGActccttttttatttgcGTTCTTTTAAAAAGGTTaagagaaatatattatctaaaaaaattgttaatattcaaaaaaaaaaaaaaattaagcccattcaaattataaatacaataaacGAACATCACTGTGATACATACAATTCGTCTGAACAAATAAGGCAAAATATTAAGgatgaaaaaagaaaaactaaattttcttttattatgaaTTCATTAAAGAATGTGTACTTTGATAAAAACTTTTATGAAAAAGACgcaattttaaaaataaagatagtTAAAATTCtttgcaaaaaaaaagattCGTGGAATATGAATATTAAAGAACAAGtggaaaatttaaaaatatataatagaataGGAAAtgattttatgaaaattaatttatattatgctGCTtcgatatattataaaaaagggTTTGATATATTCCgtttttctaaaatatacaatttaatatttgaagaaaaaaaaatagatattttatattcacaACAGGATGAACAAATTCAGGAATTTACAATGtatatggaaaaaatattaactaACTTGTCTAATTGTTTATACAAACTTAATGATTATAATGAATCTATTAATTTTGCAGATAAAGCACTTATAATAAACCCACAAAATGTAAAAACCATTTATTGGAAAAATATGTCTTATTTACAgatgaataaatataatgaaatattacagaatttaaataattcattttgCTTAAATAACACTTCTTTgttaaaattgtataataCCGCTAGAATGATCAAAAAGACGCATGACACCAAATTTAATTCTCTCTTTTATGGAATGTATGATCAGAAATAAGTCAAAATATTagcaattattattattctaaGAAtcattcaattttttttttgtttgttattatatcacaacatgtataaataaatatgcatatataacatcattttattttcctgAAAAACTCTTGCATACCATTTGTATCTTTAgagtattatttatttttcctttatcaatttcatataaaataataatgtttttttttgttaatattttattatatattattatatattattattattaaaaataatagttaTAATATTCTGTTTCAAAATTGAACCacttaaaaatatactacacaaaaaaattatatgaatttacATGATTGATTTATGCAAATATTactttaacaaaaaaataaatacaaaactCCTAAGTTATTTAGATAAGTGCTTTAGTGGGTATTCACCAAGCtcagaaaaatatatacaatgaaaaaaaatgtgtaaacaaatatataattgatagTAAAGGATTTTTATCCAATGTAAATATCAAAACCAAGGAAACCACGTACTTTTTGTTTGTCGTAAATATTTTCTGTCCATTGACAACTCTATTAGATCTAATATAGATATGTTGTATTggtttatgttttttatcttttctttattttcacttaatatattttcttcatttacACCTTtagcatttattttatttattaatctTGAAGATTTTCCTTTTTCATCCGTCTTTACATTATT contains these protein-coding regions:
- a CDS encoding tetratricopeptide repeat protein, putative, whose protein sequence is MITDSEAPTYNFNSDDEAPCEYLNDVYAISEDTFSIKIIKQIGYGYYNPTNGHKVKLIYYELGFEDGITAADVYLGKNDQIPYVCEIALKCMKPNEVCIVQAPKIFKKIFRNSEKIAKYDKKETFRVAFKKGLQFKKKCVEKYSAIPAVKQLKRIKISSNDVKLLLRKHKKYSNDNNENKNTVKICNDLTHESTNHIANTNPENSPNENTQYLKLDDINDLKYKFLNEDDVCTFVIYLKEFCRVDTLNDDKTITKEVIKEGEGVISPKKNDYIDFFIQENSNKEYVHMIFDMNNLRYRGLFKALQNMKRGEISKITLKGLECFHIHCSKENIYTNKGSGTKKMDPYNVHKAPVKNVDRSTCRNNHENNSTCDGNWDNTNNIETSENNISINTEGNTSKESSNNWDNINDEITKTKKELIIELVHFKRSKTVNIKSIINMNRTEKLFFYLYEDNRKYYNKPIIDVNCELIIHMTISKNINKDKRDKLFLPIKFYSSNNSYIKKSKAYFLFSYGSCFTSPIWFYESFKGMKEGDELIIPLSKNKNICSEDYFIYHLLYDDIFLKDQNSIKIQKSTSACVTKEIKNKRNNESNDGFVKERKSILSSPTQIEDTNTSSKKKKHIESSPKKNTNLRNETINHEKKFLKWLISNRNLGKGFFLINGLKKRKVNSFCKSFFSLQNHFIEEFNYTEGINRLLFYLRSFKKVKRNILSKKIVNIQKKKKIKPIQIINTINEHHCDTYNSSEQIRQNIKDEKRKTKFSFIMNSLKNVYFDKNFYEKDAILKIKIVKILCKKKDSWNMNIKEQVENLKIYNRIGNDFMKINLYYAASIYYKKGFDIFRFSKIYNLIFEEKKIDILYSQQDEQIQEFTMYMEKILTNLSNCLYKLNDYNESINFADKALIINPQNVKTIYWKNMSYLQMNKYNEILQNLNNSFCLNNTSLLKLYNTARMIKKTHDTKFNSLFYGMYDQK